The following are encoded together in the Clostridia bacterium genome:
- a CDS encoding desulfoferrodoxin FeS4 iron-binding domain-containing protein, with protein sequence MKFYRCEVCGQIVAIVKKTGAPVVCCGKPMQEIVAGSVDASAEKHVPVVAREGGVVTVSVGSAAHPMAEEHYIEWVALKTKSGNQRKALKPGDEPKAVFYIAEDDEIEAAYAYCNLHGLWKA encoded by the coding sequence ATGAAGTTTTACAGATGCGAAGTATGCGGCCAGATAGTCGCGATCGTCAAGAAGACCGGCGCGCCCGTGGTTTGCTGCGGCAAGCCGATGCAGGAGATAGTCGCCGGCTCGGTCGACGCCTCCGCCGAGAAGCACGTTCCCGTCGTCGCCCGCGAAGGCGGCGTAGTGACAGTTTCCGTCGGCAGCGCCGCGCATCCGATGGCCGAGGAGCACTACATAGAGTGGGTCGCCCTCAAAACCAAGAGCGGCAATCAGCGCAAGGCGCTGAAGCCCGGCGACGAGCCGAAGGCGGTCTTCTATATCGCCGAGGACGACGAGATCGAAGCGGCGTACGCGTACTGCAATCTCCACGGCCTCTGGAAAGCGTAA